TATGGATATCACTAAGAAATGGAATCAACCAGTTTTTAATTGGAAGAGTTGTATCTCACAGCTCGCCATCCATTTCGAAGATCGACTCAAACCAGAATTACCGTATTGAGGTATAAATCTAATCTTGATCGAGAAAATAGGGATGAAACTAGTAAGTAAATTTATTAAGAGAGATACCATTTACACAAAATTCAGGACATCCTCTATTAAAAAGATTAGTTGGGCTGCTTTTTTATCTTCTCAATTTAAAATTTTAATTCATCTTACAAGTAAGGGCGATATTCCAAAAATTTAATTATACTTTTGGGACAGTCCCTTTAAAAATACCTGTTCTTCGAAAAATCCCCTGTTTTTGTAAAAATAATTTATTTCATCAAACTAATATCTAGCTTACTTGCCATTTCTTTATAGAGTTGTTTTGAGAGTGGTAAGTTCCCTTATAATTGAGAAATAATTTGTTTTTGAACATAAGTTAATTTCTCCAATATAAACACCTCGAAATTTACTCTTGTTTCAACTGAAAGTTGACCCCTATTTTAAATAGTATAGTAGCTGGTAATTTTAATAATCTATGTACTCCTTGTAATAGTGATATTTCTTGTAGTTTATCATCTAATAACTTTTGGTTTTTTTCAGTTAATGTAAACCATATATTAAATTCGTGATCACGTTTATAATTATGTGTTACCCCATAGTATTCGTTTATTTTATGAGCAATCTCATCTACTCGTGACTTATCTACTTTTAATGCTACTAAAGTTGATACAAAACCAAGTTTTTTAGAATCAAAAACCCCACCTAACCGTCTTATATATCCTTTATCATATAGTTTTATCACACGATTATAAACTTCATCTTCAGTTAGCTCAAGTGTTCTAGCCAATTCTAAATAAGGCCTTTGGGCTAATGGAAAATCAGATTGAATAATGTTTAGTATACTTTTATCAATATCATCTAACTTATACATTTGCTTCATTTGTCTCACCCGATTTCTTATATAAACACCACGGATCTTGTGCTAAATAATCTTTATTATAGTAATAATAAGCTCTCGCTCGACACCCACTACACTTTTCTAGATAATCACAATCACCACATTTACCACCAAAATCAAGTGTTCTTAGTTCTTTAAACATGTCACTATTCTCCCAGATCTCGTCAAAAGGAGTTTCTAATACATTCCCTACCTTTTCGGGTAAGTAAGGACAAGGGTTAACATCACCATTCGGAGTAATACAACAATATGAGGTACCAGCAAGACAACCACGTGTAAACCTCATATCTAATCCTTTCATCGAAGCTATTCTCATAAATTGTGGAGCACAAGTAGGTTTTAGTTCAATATCAACCTGTTTTTGCTTATCCATAATTCTATGTAGTAATTGTTCATATTGTTTTTGTCTAATAGCTTCTGTTTCTATATCCTTTGCTCTACCAGTTGGTACTAAAAAGAACACATGATGGGCTTTTGCTCCGAGCTCTACAGCAAAATCAGTTATTTCTTCAAATTCTTCAACGTTTTGTTCTACTATTGTAGTGTGAATTTGAAAATCTAATCCTTCAGCTTTACAGTTTTTCATACCTGTTATGGCATCATTAAAACTTCCTACAGTTTGGCGAAATTCATCATGAACTTCTGGTCTAATACTATCAAGGCTAATACCTAACCTAAGAGCACCAGCTTCTTTTAGTTTTTTTGCGACGTCTCTAGTAATTGTAGTTCCTGATGTTCCAAGAACAGGCCTTAGTCCAATTAGTTTTGCATGTTCAATTAATTCATAAATGTCACCTCTCGCTAATGGTTCACCACCACTGAATATCATTATTTTAAAGCCTGCTCTTTTTACTTCGTCTAATAATCTTTTTCCTTCCTCGGTTGTGAGCTCTCTAGTTTCTTTCTCTCCCGCTTCCCTATAACAATGCTTACATCTTAAATGACAACTACTTGTTGTGTTCCATGAGACCAGCACTCTTATTCCTCCTTATTATTTAACCAACGTGCTATATCTATGGCAAAATAAGTTAAAATCATATCAGCGCCTGCCCTTTTATAACTAGTCATTACCTCCATTACTATCTGTTTTTCATCTAACCAACCTTTTTCTGTTGCAGCTTTAATCATAGCATATTCACCACTAACATTATAAGCTGCTACAGGGTGACGAAAACTTTGTTTAACATCTTTTATCACATCAAGGTAACTAAGACCAGGTTTAACCATTACAATATCAGCACCCTCATTTATATCTAACTCTACTTCTCTAATTGCTTCTTTTCCATTTGCACTGTCCATCTGATAAGTTTTTCGATCACCTTGTGAAGGGCTAGAATATGCTGCATCTCTAAACGGACCATAAAAGTTTGAAGCAAATTTAGCAGAATAAGCCATTATCGGTATATTTTCATATCCATGTTTATCTAGGCCTTGTCTAATAGCTTTAACATACCCATCCATCATATTTGAAGGGGCAAGCATATCTGCTCCTGCTTTTGAATGTGAAATAGCAATTTCTGTGAGCTCTTTTAAAGTTAAATCGTTATCGATATCTCCATCTTTTAAAATTCCACAATGTCCATGATTAGTAAAGCCGCACATACAAACATCTGTTATCACTATAAGATCAGGAAAATGTTTTTTAGTTTCGCTACAAGCTCGTTGGATAGCTTCATTTGGGTCTTTTGCGGAACTACCTCTCTCATCTTTATAACCAGGAACTCCAAATAACATAACTGCTGGGATGCCTAAACTATAAACCTTTTCTAAATGCTTAATTGCCATATCAACAGAATATTGATATACCCCTGGCATAGAAGGTACTGGATTTTCGTAATTTTCACCAGTTGTTACAAATATCGGGTAGATTAAATCAGTAACTTGTATTTGATTTTCACGTACCATATGTCTTATACCTTGCTTTCTTCTTAATCGTCTCATACGATATTCAGGAAAACCCACAAACTCTCCCTCCTACTATTATTAGTTTATGCCTATTTCATCATCTGTTAGGTAACAGGCTGGATCAGAAGCCCAGAAGTCTTCATACAAGGCTTCAGCTCTTTTTCTAAAGTTTCCATTACAAGCATCTAACCATTTACACTTACTACAGCGTCCTTTTAAAAGTGATTTTCTATCTTTTAATCCTTTTAAAACACGATTTTGTGTAGTGTCTCTCCATATTTCACCAAAGGGTTTTTCTCTTACATTTCCAAATGTATGGTTTTGAGTAAACTGATCTGGATGTACATTCCCTTCACTATCAACACTACTAATAGCTATTCCAGAACGGTTTCCTCCATTGTACTTTAAAAGTTCAAGTATTCTTTCTGCTTTTTTAGGATCTTTTTGTAACATTTTTAAATACATATATATTCCATCAGCATGGTTATCTACCATAAGGATTTCTTTTCGTTTATTTTTCTTTTCAAAGTATTGAGTATAGTCCATGATCATATCCATTACTTCTCTAGTTTCTTCATGAGAAATATCTTGATCTAAAATTTCACTACCTCGACCTGAATAAACTAGATGATAAAAACAGATCCGTGGTATATCTTCTTCTTCTATTAACTTAAATAATTCCGGAAGTTCCTTGTAATTATGTTTATTAATAGTTACCCGAAGCCCAACTTTTTGGTCGTTAGATAAACAGTTTCTAATACCTTTTAAGGCACTATCAAAGGCTCCATTTTGTCCTCTAAAATGATCATTGTTTTCTCCAATACCATCAAGACTTACACCTACATAACCTATTTTTAACCTCTTTAAATCTCTTGCCATCTCTTTATCTATCAAAGTTCCATTTGTTGATACTGTTGTTCTAATACCTTTTTTTGAGGCATACTCAGCTAGTTCAAAGAAATCATTTCTAATTAGTGGCTCCCCACCTGAAAATATTAACACTGGAACTTTAAAGGCTACTAAATCATCAATAAATTCCTTACCTTCCTGAGTTGTCATCTCACCACTGTATCTTTTGTTCTCTGAATCAGAGTAGCAGTGTATACAGTTTAAATTACATGTCCTAGTACAGTTCCATACAACAATTGGGCCTTTATCTTTAGTAACACCATTTTTTGTTTTATATGAACTTTTGTTATATCTTAGCCTGTCTCCAAAATAATCTGTGTTTTCTAGTAGTAGTTTGGTTACATTTATCATGTAACTTCCTCCTCACTGAAGCCACCTAGGTGTTTTTTACTTATACATCAACTAAACCCTCTATTGTATCCTCCTCTGGATCTAGTCTAGTATAATCTTGTGGTTGTTTAACTTTAATACTCGGAAACTCAATCGGCTCACCACCAAGGTTTTTATCTATTTTGGTAATTCACTTGCTTGACTCCTAGCTCTTGTAACTAATATTTTTTTACTAAATAAAAGTTTGGTTTCATCTAAGATTCACTACATCTCCCCAACAATTGAGCTCAGGGATTTAATTTTCTTTTCTATAACCTTTTCAACTATTGTGGTTAAATTTCCTGTTACAGTAAAATGTTCCCCATTTAGATAAATTACTAACTCCTATAAAAAACATAGTGTATCTGTCGCTGTTGCTAATTTATCCCATGATAACGTACTTTCCTTGTTACCATGATTTTAAATGACCAGTAAATTTCTTCTTGTGATAAGGTATGATTATTTGGTTTTTTTCCAACATATATTAATTCGGCATTATTACTATCATCTGCCTTTTTAATACAGTTGATTCCTTTTTTTGTAATTAAGTCATCATCACCAGAGCCTGCTCCCACTAAATAAACAAATCACTTCAGAATCATCACCCTTTGTTTTTTACACTATCTAAGATTTCTTTAGCACCTTGTGAAATCAATTTATATGCTAATTCCTGACCTAAGTCTACAGGATAATCTTTTGAGCCAATTAAGGTCTCTTTTAACACTTTAGAGCCTTCTAACTCTGCTACGACTCCAGTTAACTCAAGTCCTTTTTCTGTTAATCTTCCTAATCCACCTACAGGTACATGACAACTCCCACCTAATTGATTTAGAAAAGTTCTTTCTGAATATATGGCTGTCCTACTATTTTCATCATTTAATACAGATAACTTTTCCCGTAGCTTATCATTATCAGCTTTGATCTCAATACCTAAAGCACCTTGTCCTACACAGGGAACTATTACATCCTCTGGTATCTCTTGGGCAATTAAATCAGTCAAGTCTGCACGCATCAAACCTGCTTTAGCTAAGACTATACCGTCTAACTTGTCTGAGTTTTGAAGTTTTTCTAAACGTGTATTAATATTTCCTCGTACAGGTGTGATCTGCAAGTCTTTTCGATATGCTTTTAATTGTGAGGCTCTTCGTAAACTACTAGTACCTACAAAAGAGCCTAATTGAAGTTCATCTAAAGTCGAGTTATTATCCTTAGTTATTAAAACATCACGAGGATCTAGTCTTTTAGTTACAGCACAAATCTCTAGTTCACTAGGAGTTTCTGTAGGTATATCTTTCATACTATGTACCGCTAAATCTATATCACCAGCTAGTAACGCATTTTGTATTTCCTTTAAAAAAAGTGCTTTCCCTCCAATTTTAGATAAGGTTTTATCTAAAATTTCATCTCCTTTTGTAGTTAGTTTATGAATTTCTATTTCTATATCAGGATAATACTTTTTTAATTTTTCTACTACCCAATAAGTCTGATTCAGCGCAAGTTCACTTTTCCTAGTCCCAACTCTTAGTTTCATTTAGCTCCCCCATTCTATAAATACTGATAATGAAACGAGAGGGGTTACCACTCTCCCGTTTGATCTTTAACTTCTAATATATTATTAACCCGTTCTAGCTTTTCCTTAGTAAGTACCTGTTCCTCTAAATTAAATAATTGTGCTAAAGTAACTTCAACTACATCACTTTTTTCTTTAGCAGCAAGTTCTTTAATATTTAACACGGGTTCTTTTAATAATTGATTGATAATTCTCTTTGTTAATTTATCAATAACTTGTTTCTCTTTATCACTTAAATTAGAAAGCTTGGTTTGAAAGTTTTGTAACTCAGATTCTCGAATATTATCTGCCTTATCTTTTAAAGCAGATATCAAAGGCACTACTTCACGTATTTTAAACCATGCCATAAAATCAATTACTTCTTTATTAAGTATGATCTTTGCTTTTCTAGCTTCTTGCTCTCTTACTTTCATGTTAGACTCTACAACTGATTCTAGATCATCTATACAATATAAATATACATTATCTATATTATTAATATAAGGATCAATATCTCTAGGTACAGCTATATCTATTAAAAACATTCTTGAATAATTTCTGCTATCCATTACTGTTTTAATATCCCGGTCTCTTAAAATAAAGTGAGGGGCACCAGTGCTACTAATTAAAATATCGACTTCTTGTAACCTGTTATGTAATTCTTCATATGAAGCATAACTTGCTCCAAATTGGTCAGCTATTCTCCTAGCTCGCTCTAATGTTCGATTCAGTACAGTTAGGCTCTTCACACCATTATTTAGTAGATGTTTAGCACAAAGTTCACTCATTTGTCCAGCACCAATTAAGAGTACAGATTTATCTTTTAGATCACCAAATATTTCTTTTGCAAGCTCAACACTTGCATAGCTTACTGATGCTGCATTATCATTAATTTGAGTTTCTGAGTGCACTTTTTTTCCAGCCTTGATTACATGTTGATACAAACCATGAAAAATAGAACTGATACCACCCGCTTCATCAGATAAATAGTATGCTTGTTTTATCTGTCCTAAAATTTCAGTTTCCCCAATCACTAGTGAATTTAATCCTGCAGCAACTTCAAAAATATGAGTTATGGCTTCTTCATTTGTTTTAGTATATAAATAATCATACAAATATCCTTGAGTTAGGTTACAATAATTTGTTAAAGCATTAATTATATTATTAATACCTTCCATAACATTGTCTGTTAAAAAATGAATTTCGGTTCTATTACAAGTTGATAACACACTGAGCTCAGCCAAGTTTTTTTTCTCAACTGTTGACGAGATAAACTGTTTAACTTCTTTTGAATTAAAAGACAGTTTTTCTCTAATCTCAACAGGTGCAGTTTTATGATTTAACCCCAATACTACAACATCCAAAATCAGTTTCCTCCTTATATCTGAGCTGTCTTTATATTATAACTGATTTGTATAATGATTTAAATGAATCCTCCTGTCTATTCTACTTCATGTAGAATTTTAATCCTTTTCGTACTAATATCACAGCTGTAGTTATTCTTGTTGATCGCCTAATTCTGCTCTTTTAATTCCACCATATACTCGAACCCATACGAAAATTTAATAGTTATTAGTAATATTAAATTATTACAAGAAGAACTAAAAGTATAACAATTAATCCCATAATAACACCTAATTTAACTACACACTATTTTATTCCTTAATCTATATAACGATTACAAAAAAAGAGACCCAGCTTTTGGGTCTCTAAGAGAACTAACCTAGTTTATTCTGTAGTTCAGCGATTATATCTTGTTCATCCCTTCCTCTTGCATCTATCACAGGTACCGGTACTTCTATCTCTTCTATATTCATCATGTCTTCATCTCTACCTGTGATAATAGCTGCAGATACAACTTCATCACTATCCATAGATACTGGATTAAAACCATTTTCTTTTAATGGCTCTCTTAAATAATTTAATTCTTGTTCTAAGGCTACCTTTGTCAAGAGTGTTACCTCCTCTTCATAAGCTTTATTATTTGCACCATCTAATTCATCAATTATATTATTTTCTCATTAGTGTATTATTATTCTTTTTTACACATATAAACAGCAGGGATAGTTTAATCCCTGTGTTTTGTAATTATTCTTCTTTTTGTTCTGTTTCAGTCTCTTCACTAGTTGAGGCTACTTCACTTTTTTGTGTGAAGTTTTCTAACATACCTTTTAGGTCCATTCCAGTACTTTCTTTTAATCCTTCTTGAATACCAAGCATAGTGTTAGTAACATTATTTGCAACATTACTTGCTCCACCTTTAGACTCTGATCCACTCATATCTACAACCTTCATTTCATTAATCTGAGATAATGGTTTAGAAACTTCTTTTGCATAATCTGGAAGCATCTTTATAAGCATTTCAATAACTGCTGCTTCTCCATACTTCTCCATTGCTTTTGCCATTTCTTCTTTAGCTTCTGCTTCAGCTTTACCTTTCTCTCTAATAATATTTGCTTGGGTTTCACCTTTAATTTTTTCCTCTTCTGCTTCAGCTCTTGCTTTTGCTTCAACCTCATATGCATCAGCATCTGCTTGAGCTTGCCTTTTCTTTTTCTCTTCTTCTTCAAATTCTACTTGTTTTTGTCTTTCTATATGTTCAACTTTCATTTCTTCTTCTTTTACTTCTTGTTGTAACCTAGCTTGTTCTAATTCATAAGCCTGTTCCGACTTAGCTCTAGCTCTTTCTGTTTCTTCTTTAATTTGAGCCTCTTTTATATCCTTTTCTTTTTGGGATTCGGCAATTTCAACTTTACGTTTATTTTCTTCTTGTTCCGCTTCTTGTTCATTTTGAGCTTTATAAATTCGGGTTTCTTTCTCTGCTTCAGATTCAGCTTTTTCCGCCTGTTTTTGTACTTCAGCAATTTGCGATCTCCCTAGGTTAATTAAGTAGCCATTATCAGGGTCCTCATCTCTTATATCTTCTAACCCAAAAGAGGTTATTTGAAAGCCCATATTATTCAATTCATTTTGCGCTATTTCTTGAACTTGGTTATTAAATGATTCACGATTATTATTAATTTCTTCTACTCTAAGCTTTGCTAAGATAGCGCGAAGATTAGTACCTAATACCCGTGATACTTCTTCTTCAATTTCATTTTGGTCTTTACCTAAAAACTGTTCAGCATAATTAGCTATCCCTTGTAAACTGTCAGCTATTTTTATAGTAGCTATAGCGTCTGCTATAACAGGTACACCCTCTTGAGTATATACTCTTGGTGTAGTTAGCTCAATTTGAAATGCATTCAAGTTAATTGGTGTTGAAGTTTGAAATAGTTTTAAACGGACTCCTCCACCACGAATGATCTTCATACTTCTTCCTTCTTCATCTACAAATATTCGTTTATCATTATCAGGGTTACCAAGGTTTGGTCCAGTAATGACTAATGCTTCGTTTGAGGTGGCTGTTCTGTAACGTTTTTTTAAAATAAATAAACCAATAACACCTAAAACAAACAAAATAAATAAAATAATTAATGTCTGTACTGTAAAAAGAATACTTGAAATAATAAATAACACCCTCCCTTTTAAAAGAATATAAAACCAGGCTTCAATTACTGACATAGACTAGTAGCTTTAGAGAGGATAAATTTAAAATTATTAAAGATAAGTAAAATTAGGTAATTGATTAAAATATTAATAGGGATAAGTTAGACCCTTTGCAGGTTCTTTTTTATCTAACTAATAAGTTGTTCAAGTAGATAAACTAATCTCATTGTGATATCTATGAGATATAAATTAATTTATTCATAAAAAGCTCTTCTGAATATTACTCGCAAAGATTCTTGTTTGAAAATTACCTTTGTAGTTTTTTAGATGTTATTACCTCTCGTTTTGTTACAATTCACCAACCTTTTTTTAGCTATTTTTGATTAATGGGCTTGTCCTATTAATTCATTGAAGCTTTTTGTAAAAAAGGTTGATACATCATAATCGCATGATTTTCTGTTACATATTCATCATTAATTAATTCATTTTTTTGATTATATACTTTTCTATGTATTATATTGTGTCTAATATAGCCACCCCAATGTTCATGAGTTATCCAATGATCTTTTTCATATACTTCATAAGTATGACATAACTCTTGATCAGAGCGCCACTCACCTATTAACTCGTCTTCAGTTAAGTACAACACTAATTGAAATGTTTGGTTTGTATCATTTTTAATTTGTAGATCAATAAAATTATAAGTACATGTTGCTCCACTTCCAAAAGGCATTTTCCTCTTTGAGTCAGGAAAGACATCATAGGTATGACGGTATCTTTCTGTGACTGTAAGTGGGGTATGTAGTGTCATCCAATATATCAAATTAGAAAGTTGGCATAAACCACCACCTACCCCTGACTTTACTTTCCCGTCTTGTAGAACCATTCCGTGAACATACCCTTTTTTCTTTGTTGGCTTACCTATTAAGCGCCAATAAGAAAATGTTTCACCTGGGTGAATGACAATCTTGTCTAATTTTTTTGTAGCTAGCTTTAAATTTTTAATTTTATTATACTGCATCCCCATATCTACATCTTTAAGCTTTCTAAGTAAAGGTGTTTTATGAGAAAAAATAGTATAATCTAATAGATTTTCTGTTTTCTTTTTAGCCCATCTTTTATTAGTCAGATACCAATCTAAATAACGTTTTATCATATAATAATAAGTACCAAGCCTAATTCTAAATTTTGATCTTTTAACTGGCTTTTTCAAATATCTCCCCTCCCAAAAACAATTAATTTATTGTTATCTATGATGTTAATAAAGTGACAAAAGCTAATGCAATCAACAAAAATCCTGATATTAAATCTGCTCTATTTAATATTGGTTGCACTGCTTTACCAAATAATGAACCAACTAATAAGAATATAAAACTTAAAAAAAATGCCAGTAGGCTTGTAAAAATTATTGGATACCCTGTTATACCAGCCGAAACTCCTAATACTAATGAATTAATACTAAGGGTTATACCAAGTATGATTCCCATATAAGTATTTAAATCTATAGGTTCTTTTTTTTGGTCATCAGGGTCTGTTTTTTTAAAAATGAAATAGATACCAAATGATAAAAATACTAAAGCTGCAATCAAGTCATCTATACCTGCAGGTATCAGAGGATATAGTATATCACCTAAAAATATACCTATAGCCATAGTAGCTCCAGAAAATAAAGCAATTATTAGTATTATTTGAACCGGAATTCTTCTTTGCATTCCAATACTAAACCCTACTCCTAAATCATCTAATGTAGAAGATACAACTAGGAATATTATCGGTATTAAATTCATAGATAGATACTCCCTTCAATTATTGTCAATCCTTATTATACTCTCCATAAAGTGTAACAATTCTTAAGGATTTATTTCTAGGTCAACCTCACGATAATTACCTTCTATTATTTTAAACACACGAAACTCTATTTCATATAGAAAAGAGACTATACTATACATTACATCAGGATAGTACGCATCATTAATATCTTTAATTGACGGGCGACATGGGGTTTTAGGGTGAGAATGAAAAATAGATATTAGTTGTAAATCTAACTGTTCAATTTCTTTAAAAACTTTCACTTGTTCTTCGGGGTCTAATAAATACTCTTCAGGACTTTTCTTTATATTTGTCATTAAATAAACTTTGCTAACAACACCTTCTTGTTTTTGTTGATATCCAGCCATAAGTCCACATGCTTCATTAGGTAACCCTTTTTTACAATATTTAATAATTTCTTCATAATTTCTTTTAGAGATAACAAGCTTTTCCATAATCTAAACCTTCCCTTATAAAGCTATAATAAAGACACCTCTTATACTATTTTGTATATAGAGGTGTCTTATAAATTATGAATCTAAATAATTTGAAACTGCTTCAACATCTTTATCTCCTCTGCCTGATAAATTTAAAACAATTAATTCATCTTTAGTTAATTGTGGTGCTAGCTTATATAGATAAGCAAGGGCATGACTACTTTCTAAAGCAGGAATGATACCTTCATAAAAAGATAAGTCTTGATAAGCTTTAACAGCTTCATGATCACTAATAGCTACATAATTTACTCTATTTTCACTTTTAAAATATGCATGTTCAGGTCCGACACCAGGGTAATCTAACCCAGAGGAAATTGAATGAGTACTCATAGGTTTATTATTACTATCTTTGAGAAAGTAACTGTAGGAACCATGGAGTATACCTGGTTGACCTTTACTCAAAGTAGCAGAATGATTACCATCATCGAGACTAATTCCACCTGCTTCAACTCCATATAAATTTATTTCAGGATGATCTAAAAAACTAGTAAAAATACCAATAGCGTTACTTCCTCCTCCTATACATGCTACTACATGATTAGGTAGTTTTCCTTCTAACTCAATTATTTGCTCTTTTGCTTCTCGTCCAATTATTGATTGAAAATCTTTAACAATTGTAGGAAAAGGATGAGGCCCTACACAAGATCCGAGTAAATAGTGTGTATTTCTATAGTGTTCTATCCAATAGTTTAGAGCTTCGTTCACTGCATCATTGAGGTTTTTGTTACCTTTGTTAACTTTTACCACTTTAGCACCAAGTAATTCCATTCTAAAAACATTTAAAGGCTGCTTTTTAGCATCAAGTTCTCCCATAAAAATTGTACATTTAAATCCGAATTTTGCTGAAACCGCAGCTGTCGCTACCCCATGTTGCCCAGCTCCAGTTTCTGCTACTATTTCCTTTTTGCCCATTTTTTTTGCTAGAAGAATCTGACCAATCGTATTATTAATTTTATGGGCTCCTAAATGATTAAGGTCTTCCCTTTTTAAATATATCTTTGCTCCACCTAATTTTTCTGTTAAATTTTCTGCAAAATAAAGAGATGTGGGACGACCACTAAATACTTTTAAATAATGTAAAAGTTCCTTATTAAACTCT
Above is a genomic segment from Natranaerobius trueperi containing:
- a CDS encoding AsnC family transcriptional regulator, whose translation is MYKLDDIDKSILNIIQSDFPLAQRPYLELARTLELTEDEVYNRVIKLYDKGYIRRLGGVFDSKKLGFVSTLVALKVDKSRVDEIAHKINEYYGVTHNYKRDHEFNIWFTLTEKNQKLLDDKLQEISLLQGVHRLLKLPATILFKIGVNFQLKQE
- the nirJ2 gene encoding putative heme d1 biosynthesis radical SAM protein NirJ2: MLVSWNTTSSCHLRCKHCYREAGEKETRELTTEEGKRLLDEVKRAGFKIMIFSGGEPLARGDIYELIEHAKLIGLRPVLGTSGTTITRDVAKKLKEAGALRLGISLDSIRPEVHDEFRQTVGSFNDAITGMKNCKAEGLDFQIHTTIVEQNVEEFEEITDFAVELGAKAHHVFFLVPTGRAKDIETEAIRQKQYEQLLHRIMDKQKQVDIELKPTCAPQFMRIASMKGLDMRFTRGCLAGTSYCCITPNGDVNPCPYLPEKVGNVLETPFDEIWENSDMFKELRTLDFGGKCGDCDYLEKCSGCRARAYYYYNKDYLAQDPWCLYKKSGETNEANV
- the hemB gene encoding porphobilinogen synthase, producing MGFPEYRMRRLRRKQGIRHMVRENQIQVTDLIYPIFVTTGENYENPVPSMPGVYQYSVDMAIKHLEKVYSLGIPAVMLFGVPGYKDERGSSAKDPNEAIQRACSETKKHFPDLIVITDVCMCGFTNHGHCGILKDGDIDNDLTLKELTEIAISHSKAGADMLAPSNMMDGYVKAIRQGLDKHGYENIPIMAYSAKFASNFYGPFRDAAYSSPSQGDRKTYQMDSANGKEAIREVELDINEGADIVMVKPGLSYLDVIKDVKQSFRHPVAAYNVSGEYAMIKAATEKGWLDEKQIVMEVMTSYKRAGADMILTYFAIDIARWLNNKEE
- the nirJ1 gene encoding putative heme d1 biosynthesis radical SAM protein NirJ1: MINVTKLLLENTDYFGDRLRYNKSSYKTKNGVTKDKGPIVVWNCTRTCNLNCIHCYSDSENKRYSGEMTTQEGKEFIDDLVAFKVPVLIFSGGEPLIRNDFFELAEYASKKGIRTTVSTNGTLIDKEMARDLKRLKIGYVGVSLDGIGENNDHFRGQNGAFDSALKGIRNCLSNDQKVGLRVTINKHNYKELPELFKLIEEEDIPRICFYHLVYSGRGSEILDQDISHEETREVMDMIMDYTQYFEKKNKRKEILMVDNHADGIYMYLKMLQKDPKKAERILELLKYNGGNRSGIAISSVDSEGNVHPDQFTQNHTFGNVREKPFGEIWRDTTQNRVLKGLKDRKSLLKGRCSKCKWLDACNGNFRKRAEALYEDFWASDPACYLTDDEIGIN
- the hemC gene encoding hydroxymethylbilane synthase: MKLRVGTRKSELALNQTYWVVEKLKKYYPDIEIEIHKLTTKGDEILDKTLSKIGGKALFLKEIQNALLAGDIDLAVHSMKDIPTETPSELEICAVTKRLDPRDVLITKDNNSTLDELQLGSFVGTSSLRRASQLKAYRKDLQITPVRGNINTRLEKLQNSDKLDGIVLAKAGLMRADLTDLIAQEIPEDVIVPCVGQGALGIEIKADNDKLREKLSVLNDENSRTAIYSERTFLNQLGGSCHVPVGGLGRLTEKGLELTGVVAELEGSKVLKETLIGSKDYPVDLGQELAYKLISQGAKEILDSVKNKG
- the hemA gene encoding glutamyl-tRNA reductase, which gives rise to MDVVVLGLNHKTAPVEIREKLSFNSKEVKQFISSTVEKKNLAELSVLSTCNRTEIHFLTDNVMEGINNIINALTNYCNLTQGYLYDYLYTKTNEEAITHIFEVAAGLNSLVIGETEILGQIKQAYYLSDEAGGISSIFHGLYQHVIKAGKKVHSETQINDNAASVSYASVELAKEIFGDLKDKSVLLIGAGQMSELCAKHLLNNGVKSLTVLNRTLERARRIADQFGASYASYEELHNRLQEVDILISSTGAPHFILRDRDIKTVMDSRNYSRMFLIDIAVPRDIDPYINNIDNVYLYCIDDLESVVESNMKVREQEARKAKIILNKEVIDFMAWFKIREVVPLISALKDKADNIRESELQNFQTKLSNLSDKEKQVIDKLTKRIINQLLKEPVLNIKELAAKEKSDVVEVTLAQLFNLEEQVLTKEKLERVNNILEVKDQTGEW
- a CDS encoding YkuS family protein — encoded protein: MTKVALEQELNYLREPLKENGFNPVSMDSDEVVSAAIITGRDEDMMNIEEIEVPVPVIDARGRDEQDIIAELQNKLG
- a CDS encoding flotillin family protein; this encodes MLFIISSILFTVQTLIILFILFVLGVIGLFILKKRYRTATSNEALVITGPNLGNPDNDKRIFVDEEGRSMKIIRGGGVRLKLFQTSTPINLNAFQIELTTPRVYTQEGVPVIADAIATIKIADSLQGIANYAEQFLGKDQNEIEEEVSRVLGTNLRAILAKLRVEEINNNRESFNNQVQEIAQNELNNMGFQITSFGLEDIRDEDPDNGYLINLGRSQIAEVQKQAEKAESEAEKETRIYKAQNEQEAEQEENKRKVEIAESQKEKDIKEAQIKEETERARAKSEQAYELEQARLQQEVKEEEMKVEHIERQKQVEFEEEEKKKRQAQADADAYEVEAKARAEAEEEKIKGETQANIIREKGKAEAEAKEEMAKAMEKYGEAAVIEMLIKMLPDYAKEVSKPLSQINEMKVVDMSGSESKGGASNVANNVTNTMLGIQEGLKESTGMDLKGMLENFTQKSEVASTSEETETEQKEE
- a CDS encoding VanW family protein, producing the protein MIKRYLDWYLTNKRWAKKKTENLLDYTIFSHKTPLLRKLKDVDMGMQYNKIKNLKLATKKLDKIVIHPGETFSYWRLIGKPTKKKGYVHGMVLQDGKVKSGVGGGLCQLSNLIYWMTLHTPLTVTERYRHTYDVFPDSKRKMPFGSGATCTYNFIDLQIKNDTNQTFQLVLYLTEDELIGEWRSDQELCHTYEVYEKDHWITHEHWGGYIRHNIIHRKVYNQKNELINDEYVTENHAIMMYQPFLQKASMN